A stretch of Antennarius striatus isolate MH-2024 chromosome 6, ASM4005453v1, whole genome shotgun sequence DNA encodes these proteins:
- the LOC137596865 gene encoding histone H2A-like: MSGRGKKVALKQKPITSRSTRAGITFPVGRIHRMLRKGNYAERVGNGAAVYLAAVLEYLCAEILELSGNASRDNKKQRIAPRHILLAVKNDEELNRLLAGVTFSDGGVIPNIHASLLPKKTKAPRDDTSAKDVQSQEF; this comes from the coding sequence ATGTCTGGCCGTGGGAAAAAAGTTGCACTCAAACAAAAACCTATAACGTCTCGGTCCACCAGGGCAGGGATTACTTTCCCGGTTGGTCGCATCCACAGGATGCTGAGAAAAGGCAACTATGCTGAGCGAGTTGGCAACGGTGCAGCTGTGTATCTAGCAGCTGTCCTGGAGTACCTCTGTGCTGAAATTCTGGAGCTGTCGGGAAACGCCTCCCGTGACAACAAGAAGCAACGCATTGCTCCTCGGCACATCTTGCTGGCAGTGAAAAATGATGAGGAATTGAACAGACTGCTGGCAGGAGTCACATTCTCTGATGGTGGGGTCATTCCAAATATTCATGCAAGCCTTCTCCCCAAGAAGACAAAAGCACCTAGAGATGACACTTCAGCTAAAGATGTTCAGTCTCAagagttttaa